In Lolium rigidum isolate FL_2022 chromosome 3, APGP_CSIRO_Lrig_0.1, whole genome shotgun sequence, the genomic window GCGGGTGGAGCACCCGGCCAAGAACGACGGGTCATTGAGCCTGCTGGTCATCGGCGACTGGGGCCGGAAGGGCACCTACAACCAGTCCAGGGTCGCCGAGCAGGTACACCTTCTTCGCCTGATCTCCTCTTGGCTCGCCGGTAGGATCGTGATCTGGCCTGGTAACAGTGCATGAGATTTTGATTGGACGGGTGAGGAGGAGAACGAAACCGCTTGGCGGTTGGCTCGCGTCGCCACTTGGCATTCTCCGTTATATTCTTTATTATTACGTTTGCTCTTTGGGGAAAGGCCGCCCTTGTTCTTTGCCCGATCCTCATCTTCTGCCCCCTCTTCTGTGCTCCGCACATGGATCAGACGAGTAGAACTACAACTTCCATTGAGAAACAGGCTCTAAACCATCAACCATGGtggatttcttcttctttttcttgtataGATGGGGAAGGTTGGCGAGAAGCTGGACATCGACTTCGTCGTCTCCACAGGAGACAACTTCTATGAGAACGGGCTCACGGGCGTCAACGACCAGCAGTTCGAAGAATCCTTCACCAACATCTACACCGCCAACAGCCTCAAGAAGCCGTGGTACCTCGGTGAGTTTCGGTCGTTTGTCTCGTCTTGTTCTTGACACCTTTTTTTTTCTGTCTATGAATGTGTACTAAGAGTTTGGGACTTGATTTCTTTTCACAGTGCTGGGAAACCATGACTACAGGGGCGATGCGGTAGCACAGCTTAACCCGGTGTTTAACAAGATCGACAGCCGGTTTATTTGCAAGAGATCCTTCATCGTTAACGCAGGTACAGAATCATAATTCATCTGTGCTGGCACAACATTTATAGATTTTTCTTTTTCCATCCATCCATCCgaaagaaagaaaactaaaatTACTTGTGCGAAACACAATACCGACTCTCTACCAACCATATTTGCGAATTTCTCAGAGATTGTGgatttcttcttcatcgacaccactCCATTTCAACTCAAGTACTGGACTCATCCCAAAGACGACCACTATGACTGGAGAGGAGTGGCACCGAGAGGAAAATACATAGATAATCTGCTCAAGGTGCACATTTTGGATGAAACTAATCTCATCCATGTTAAACAAGATGTCTTGCATAGCAAAATAAACTGacatttcttttttttcttgtaaATGCTACAATCTAGGATTTGGACGAGGCAATGAAGAAATCAACTGCAAAGTGGAAGATTGCTATTGGGCATCATACCATGAGGAGTGTCAGTGACCATGGGGAGACCAAGGAGCTCCTACAATTACTTCTTCCGGTCCTTAAGGTTTATTGATAAGTGGCCCCAATATTAGTTATTGATGTCACAAAAGGAATCATGTTCTGATACTTAAATGCCATTCCAGGACAACAGCATCGACTTCTACATCAATGGGCATGATCATTGCCTGGAACACATTAGCAGCAGAGACAGGTTAACATCACTTGATACGAGTCGTTTTTTTCTAGGAAAACAACTGAAACATTTTGAAGCGAACACTTGGTGAAGTTCTTTTTTTTAGAGAGAGTGAAGTTATCTAACCTTAATCCACTCACTTGTGTTATTCCAGTCCACTCCAGTACTTCACCAGTGGAGGTGGTTCGAAAGCATGGAGAGGAGTCTTTCAGCCAACTTCAGACGATCTCAAGTTCTTTTATGATGGACAAGGGTTCATGTCCCTCCAGCTAAACCAAGACCAAGCTGATTTCATCTTTTATGATGTCTTTGGGAACATCTTGTATAGCTGGAGCTCAAGCAAAACAAACTACCTCCAGCCCTCCATCCATGTTACTGAAGAATGAGGGAAATGCAGACCACGGCAGGATAATTAGCTTGGTAGCACTATTTGTAAGAGAAATTGAATGTGTTGTTGTGATAAGTGGTAAAGGAAATAGATTGGCATTGTGTGGCTCACTGATGGAATATTAGATTGGCTGTGAATTTTCTACAATATGACTATATGAGCAGACATGTTCAGTATGGTATCCATTGGTTCTGATGAAAACAGCAGTCACAGAAATCTACTAATGCCATATAGATTTAAAGAAAAGTGACATAAACTCTACTAGTATCTAGGCAGTGACCTTTGCATACCGGTATAAGGATTCTACAAGAGGGAAAGGCTACTTTCTTCAGATTTCGCAAATAaaggacacttgtgtgtgtgaaaGAAAGAATGCATGGGGTGTTGAGCTGATATTTCAAATTTTCAAGAGCCAATGGAACAAGTTTAAATTAATCAACCAGTGCCTTACCACAATGCTTAAGCCCGTTAAAGATGTCCTAGTAACAGGTCACATTCAAGTGTTTCATGACACCATTAAGATGattgtttttttttccaaaaaacaGTTACCTCGGACATGAAAATTAACTAGTAAGCAGTAACAGAATAAATTTATGGCCAAAACTCAGCCAAACAAAAATATGATTATCAGCTTGAGAGGCAATTGAAGAAATATGAATGTTACTATAAAATAGAACAGATCAATATCAATCCATATGAAAGCTATCGGAAACACAGATATCAAGGAGTGGTCCTAGAATGTTTTAAGACCAGTTAATCCATCTTCGAGAGTTTATCCTAGTGAGCTACATTTATATACAAAACCCTTCACAGGTTCGCTGGAAGTAATGCTACATAACATCAGGTCAGTGTTTAGTTCCCTTCACCACCTACCTGAGTGATCTCAGAGGAATCAACAACAAAAATGGTTTCACTGGACAGCCAATATGGCAAAAATGTCGACAACTTTCTCTTCAATTCGTCTGAATAATTTTCCCACATAACAGCTGCTAACATAAAATCATCCCATTCAAGAGTAAACTCCGGCTCCGCATTGCCATATGATCCAAATATGGCTTGTGCAAGGCCATGGTTGCCCGGCAATGGAAGTTCCGTTCCACTTGATTGTTGTACTTGTATAGTAGGATAACAGACTGTTTCTGAACCAACAGTAGTATGTTTTCTCCTTTCTGCCAGTTCAGGTGCTTTCCAGTAGTAGAACTGCACCACCTAATTAAGAGGCTTTTTATGAACGCAACCAATTTAAAGGAAGGGTACACAGATGTAACCAATTTGAAAATGTAAGATTTGTGTTCTTTGTGTTCTTTGTGTTCGGATGTCTGTTGTTATGGCATAATCACGCACTATGATTGTCAAACATGCAAGGGAAAAGGACCAATAGATAACTGATGTTATCAAATCAAAGTTCTACAATTACGTTAAGTGATGACATGTTAAACTTGCAGGAAATGGGTATAGGGAAAAAAAATCAACAATATTAAAATGGAATATAAAATGCACTTGATAAAAATGTCTTCACAAAATTTTCAGTAATTCTGATATAACTAGTGTGATGTTTCTTTTGCATAGATACTATGCTAACGCATCCCACTCTAGATTGGCAGCATATGTTCTGAACCATTTGAACCTTTTCAAGCTGTCTGATCAGCCTTTTACATACATAAGATGGGAGAACATATATTCTAGGATTATGTATGGCTACATTCCACAAGATTTTCCTCAACTTCATTAATTTACAAACATGGCATCAACTTTAGTCAGAAAACCTTGTAGAAATAGAACATTTCTTGGAAATTACTAGCATGCACTTCATGAAATAGCTTCCCAGCAGCTAGATGGACCGTAAAATATTCTTGACCAAGTTCGGTTGAATAATAATAAAACAGGCTAAATTATTTAAATGTAACACTGGCAGGGACGGTTGGGCTTTCACTAGTAAGTATGTTATAACAAGCTACATTATCAGAAGTATGTTATAACAAGCTACATTGTCAGAATTATGTTATAACAAGCTACACTATCAGAGGCAAGGGGACAAAGCCTCTTTGTACGACTATTAACTCCAGAGTCAAGACTGCTGACATATATGGTTTCAAAAGCATATATGCACGTACAGCTGACATAGCTGGTTTCTAAATAAAAAAACTCGCGTGTGCACACAGTAGTCGTAATATGATCCTGATGCTCTCAATCTGACTGCAGAATTCTAATACAAAATTTAAGTACATAGATACCTGAAGCGCATGCAAGCTATTGGCAAATATCTTTACAAAGACATCATTTCCCCTCCCAAGTCGCAGTGGCTTCCCAAGCAACTCTATGGGGTCTTCAGTTGGTGCAACAGATGCACTGTTACTCTTTTCGTCATTGCTTGCATGGAAACTAAACCCAAGAATGTGGACTCTAGCACATCGTATGTCAAAACCAGACTGGTCATAGGAAAACCAGTACATGTTATCCGAGGCAGGCAAAGGAATGTACGAGTTCTGGTCAGCTGGCTTATAGCTCCATGATGTCTGGGAGAGAAACTTAAGGAGCTTTGGATCCTCATCATAAGCACTATCTCTGGTGAACCAAAGAGTAAGGGTGAGCCTTTCACCTTCAGTTACCTGTAAAAGACTCGCTATAGTTTGTCGATAAAGGAATAATGCTTGTGGGAAGGTTCAAAAGACCGAAAATATCTTGAGAAAAAAACAAGACGTCTGCAAAAAAAATTGAGTTCTACAAAAGCCTATCCGAGGAAAAGAAAAATATTTATAACAAAACAATTAGTTCATAACTCCCTCTTGCTACAGCTTACATTTAACATAATTTAATTTGATTGTAAATAGGTAAGTATTAAATAATAGAGAATTCTTATTGTATCTAGTAATATCAAAAAAAATATGGTAAGCAATACTAGCGAAGGAAAATATCCATGCATACGGAAACGTACCTCATCTACGCAATGGACATTACGATTATCAGCAGTGTAGATGACAACATCCTGAAAACCAAGAATATTTCTCATAAAATTTAAGAAATTATCCATTAGGTTTAAAATGGTAGAAGATCATATTGACATCATCAATGATTATTCTGTAAATAAATGCATGTGCTGTGCAGGCTTACACCAGCAACTGGAACAACAGAGGAGGGTTCACCATCCTCAAACTGCAAAATTCCACCCTTGTAGTCCTTTCCATGACTGTTCAAGTAGCACACAGCCTTTTTATTGAAGATGGTAGTAGACCGTTTCAGAaattatttgaattcataagAGGAAAACCAAGTCAGCATGAGAAAGATCACATATAAAAGATGTGAAAATGTAAGTGATCACTGTTAGGCAAAATTTACAAGTGCTTATCTTGTAGAAATAAAAAAATCTCCATATTACGAATGGCTCTAACACAAGGACAGTACACGCAACAATCCAACTTTCAGTGCATGTTGTTACTTAAGAAATACATAGTTTCCTGGCGATCGTTTCTTACAGGTGTGTGGAACTATGCAAATATTTGCAGGCTTACAGCATTCTCTAGTAAATGCAAGCAGCCATTCCTGTGTCTGTGTATGGTACCTCAGCGAGCAGGCAAAATTGGGAACTAAATCATCTAACCAAAATGACAGCTAAGCAATTAAGCATTATGTGATATCACTGTGTCAGAGAATAAGAAATCCGACATACAAAGGGGAAGATAAACCATGCTAACTGACTGAATTCCTGAAAACAGGATGGTCCTCACCGTGAAGGCTCTTTGCCTAAGATAAGGTTTGTTGTCATCACTGTGCCATCCAATAGAAGCACCCTTGCACCAACTGCATAGCCAATAGACAGGTATTGAATAACAGGAGCATTACAGTATCAACTGTCAAGTTATGTCAGGTCTCTATAGAAACTACCTGTGAGGTTTAGGCGCACTATTAATAAACGCGACAGCATTTTTTTTATAAGGTGAAAACATATTGTGCATCCTTATGCAGTTGCTGCAGCTTTAAATCATTAGTGATATGTGGGTTCTTAAATGAAGAGTAAATAGCTACATCAATAAGCATCTATGTAAATTTGATCTACTGCAATATAAGCTTCTCtttgtagatgcttgtgacttgaGTACAAATTAAACTGGTACTAGTTAACCCAGAACCATCTGTTAAAAATTACTGCCTAATCAAGAAACCATGCTATAGAATAAGTAAATGTACTATCTTACGTGGCTGTTTGTGTTCAAAGTTTGGACATACAAATCTTATTAGAAATATAATTCCTTGAAAATGGTTATTGAAGTGTGtcttggcgatacttttaggtTTTAAAAGACCTGCTTAACTAAAACAGAGAGAATATAGCTACATCACTAAGCATCTAGTATTTGAATTTTGATCTACTCCAACGGGCTTCTCTTTATAGGTGCTTAGGTTGTTGAGTACAAATGAAATTGGTACTAGTAAATGCATATTCATCAGTTAAGCATTAGTGCTTAATCAAGGACCCATGATAAAGAATAGGCAAATGTGCTATCTTAAGTAGCAAAAAAAGCTGTTCAAAGTTAGCACATACAAACTTATTAGAAAATATAATCACAAACTGGTGAACATCATTGGATGAAGTTTAATTTAATAATTCCTTTGAATTTTTTTATTGATGTTGTTTTGCGATACTCTGAGATTTCACAAAACCAACTGTAACTAAAACGCCTAGTGAAGCATGCCGATGCCGATGTGAAACTAACTAGGACCGAGCAAGCAGAATGGCCTGAGATAGGTGGTGCGGTTATTTCAGCACCTGACGAGTCCAGTGAACTCGACGAAGAGGTCGAAGTGGCAGGAGAAGAAGGACTCGACGGCGTCGCGGAGGCGCTCGCGGATGGGCACAAAGGGGAGCAGCAGGTGGCCGCAGCCCGTGGCAGCCAGGTGGGGCAGCGAAGTAGACACCACCGAGGGGCGGTACCCCGCCGTGCCGCAGCTCCGGTGCACGAACTCCAGCTCCTGGCCATGGCACCGTGTCAGGCAATCGATTCGGATCGCAGCAAGCTAGAGTTTAGGGTTCTGAGAGGGTTCAGAGGAGGTGGGCTTAAGGGGGCGGGTGTATGATGTACCTTGCAGGTCTCGGGAGAGAGGAATCCAGGGATGAGGAGGCGGACGGGGTCCTCGGtggcggtcggcggcggcgaagtggcggcggtggccatggCTAGGAAGAGCCTTCAAGTTCAGACTCGGAGGTCGGAGGCGTGGAGCCGTGGAGGGGAAACCGGGAGATCGGTTGGGCCCAGCGGAAGAGGGTCTTTCAATTCGCTTTGACTTTTGACAATGTTGACTAACCTCCCATTAAGCTCAAATATAGTAGTACTACTATAGCCAACTGTCATACCAGCTAACCTAAAGTTAATATGtagaatagtgagctataaaagtatatttaatttatttttgaaaaataaaatattacTTTATCAATATATGATTCACCTTTTACTCTTATAAAATATCTAGGGacatgtgctagagctagctcttgcataagagtcagcttcttttcttttctccccTTCTCTCTCACTCAACTAggcaaaaatatattatttaaattcttatagCCATCTAActaagaatctcaatgcaaatttgtggatAAGATGTATTTGCCATCAAGTTTTTTAGTTTTACCTTCTATGATAATGTACATACCTATGATACCACTCTCACGTCTCTACTTATCATTTGGTGTGCCACATTAGATTTGTGCCAACATGACatacatgatactacctatgatactctcatTATGGCTAGTCTAAgacttagactagtcatagtggaaagtaacatagagtagtaacatgcaccgtTACTACTCTACGCTACTACCTTCCAGGTGATTCGTAATATCAAAGTAATACCATATATGACTTCATTAgttagcttgtagactcattaTATCTTGGGAAATATGATGTtatagtaactagctatgttactataTCCTTtcctctcctcattaactcactgccaccaAATTTGTTGAGTTGGATACTAAGTTACTCATGAAGTTACttgcactatgagtagtcttattgTACTTGGTCTAACTCCTCCAACCTTTCTAAAGTTGTTATAAGGTCTATCTTATTTATATCCTCTTTTCCAATGTATGTtctcttttttctctcttttctcatGCATGTGAAACTATTAGTGCGTGCAGTAATTAATGAGATAAGTTATGAAGTTTCTTAGTCTTACCGAATTAGCCCTCGAGCCTTATATCGTAACAAAAGAGACTTCATATGCTCACAGGTCAGGTTGTTCGTGTTTCACATCTCTATGAGACTGTCACCATATCGGAAAGCCGAGATCGACAATTTTACATGAGAGCTGATTGCAAATACATCCGCTAAAAAAGGCCATTCTAGACAAAGAAAGGGCAAATTTAAAACTTCAGGTAGGAATGTGGACGATAAGATTCTCGACGAGGGGgctatgcccaccatgaggggcttagggttgaaggaatcctgcaggttagcacgagacatcggataccaaacgaacaTAAGGCAAGAATTACCTAGGTTCGGGACCCTTGATGAGGTAGAACCCttactcctgcttgtctgatcttgatttatcgatgaaAAATGTTACAACggggcagccgatagactgcGTTGTGGTGGACTCGCCGGAAGGCAAGGTTTCTAAGGTTGGGTGTATGCGGGATTGTGTAGGATGATTTCGATGTCCTCcgacaggccctctcctggcctttatataggaggccaagtCCTGAGAGTCCTGCTCAGATTTAACTATGTTATAATGAGATCTAATCTATCATTTCCTTATTCGACGTTTCCTCgccttgtccatcaagaatcAAGAATCTGCCTCCTTCTACCTTTCCTCCATCGCAACCGACGTACTAGTCCATCTTGGGCTGCGGTGATCTTCATGGATCCCTTATTGGACCAAAGGAGGTAGGCCAATGTTGGATACCCGAAAGATAATGCCCACATCATTTCCTTTATAAAAAGTCCCTACGGAAACACTTCGGACAAATAATAGAGATCGTAAATTCCTTTTAGATACTACACTTTGATGTTTCATTTACTGGTGTAGACATCATGTgtcaaaataataaaacacaaaccAAATCTAGTCAAATCAACAAATTAACTTAAACAAAACCGACTCAAACTTTTAGAAAATTGAATCTCCACCCGACATAGTACCTTATGTGTAAGTCCACAGATACACTTTTCATCACGGTGCTCCTCCTGTAGATCCATCCAAGAGACGGAGTTGTGCACTGGTTTCTTCGATCAATGACTTAGCGTCAACATTGGTTTCTTCCATTAATGACTTAGATCCATCCAAGAGATGAAGCTGTGACACGGAGTTGTGTGTTTTCTGCGTCCGAATAGATGGCAGCCGGCTGGACATCATGATGATGGAATGGAGTTCCACATCATGCTACAGAGGTCTCAGCAGATGAGTAATTTGATTGAGCATGGAGTGGTACGCATTTGCTTGGGATAGAAGAACTGCGCGTTGATCATCAAGGACAATCATCAACGCATCTACATAGCCGATGTTAAAACAGGGGTGACGCAGGAGCTAGAGAGGAGAGTTTTTACTGCGAGAGAGGCAGGTCCAGGTAATGtaacattttttcttttctttttcgttGCTACCAACAACTTGGACGGATTCATGCACCACACATCAAAGAAAAATacaagggtagggtttagggttcatatgCACCTATGGCCTTAATTGCATTTCCGCTAACATTACATGCTTTACTCCCGCAGCCTCTTGTTACAAAAGCACTATTGTAACATAGCTTGCTTATGATAGCATTGTGCCTAGACAAGTTTGTAGCTATCTGTTGCTCGATGGATTCTCCCTTACATAAAACACTCATCGTCACTATCCTCCTCTATGCGATAAAAAGGCACATCCTCCAGCCCACCCAAGTGGCCACCGCCTGTAGGGTGCCTAAGCTTCTTCGCTCGCTTATCACACCCAAAACAATGACCTTGatgaaagaaaaataaatatatcttAGCAGATGCTGACAAAACAAATCAATAAAGTTCTAGCCATATAGTTACCCGAGTCGTTCTCTTCCAGAGGAGTGCAGATAACAACATGCTCCTCCTTGCTGCAAACAGGATGCAGTTCAGCAAAGAAGAGAATTGGTGTGTCATCTACACCTTTCACCATAAAGTTGGAGTGCACATATCCTCCTAGGCGTCCATCAACTAGATTCCTCTCTTTCTCTTCAACGAATTCAAACTCAGCAAGCTGAAATATAGAACACACATGTAAGTATAATAGCTACCCCAGCTTGATAATACTCAAAATCCAGGGAATACAGAAATTTTGAGTATGCTATTTTAGACTGGCCTGCATATTGTTTCGCTTGGCATATGTGTTGAGCGCTATGAGCAAGCCCTTGCGATGACGCTCTTCTTTGCGTTTCGATTGCTCCTCAGGGGATGGCGACTTGGGCCTCAGGCTGACCTGGTGCTTGGCGGCAGCAAGCCAAGAATCACAAAACTGCTGGTATGCTTGTATAGTGGCGGGATCGTCACATGCCTTGAGTCTGGCAAAGTCGTTACTGCATGATGACAGAGTAAGATGAGAACAACTATATAACTGTAATGATGACACATGCATATCAACTGGTCGAAATTAGAAGATAAGCAGTTTTTCTCTAAATAAGCTCTTACGTTAATGCAGCAGCCAACATGTTGGCTGTTCTTAAGAAAAACAAGCAATACTGTATTTTGTTTTGTTAAGACATAGCTTTGGCAAACAATTACTCTCTATGGATATGAACATTAACTCTATGTCGTCCTAGTAACCAAACAAAATACAGTTGTATTAACAGTATTCCCTACGTCATGTAAAAAAAAGTATTATTCCCTCTACGTCCCAAAGCCaagatacatgtgtatctagacaaaTCCGCGTCACTTAAGATGGGGCGACAGGAGTAGTTTTGATTATCTTGTTTTATACTACCAGATCAATCAAAATACGCAGGAGAGGAGATTGATTTAAAAACATGCCGAGGCATCAATTTTGGGCCTAAATGCGATACTACAGTGTTTGCGTACATACATGCAAAATTCTCCGTAACAACTGGGAACTGGATCGCGGCGAGTCGGCGAGGATAGAGTGAAGTCTGACGACATGGCTACCGACCGACTCTTAGCTCCTGAAAAAACAAGATCTGTCAGTCAGGACATGCACTGAGAATTGGTAGATTGCAAATGGGGAGGGGAGAGGGTCAATCAGGTGCTGAAACAAAAGGGGAATCGTCCGGCGTTACCTGTACGTGGAGAGCGATAGGGAGAGGGTGGGTCGTTAAGGAAGGAGATCGCCGCCGGCGATAAGATgaaccgcctccgccgccgagagAGCTTTTTACCCTTTTTGTCCTAATCTAAAATCCAAGGATTTTCTAATACGGAGTATTATACCAGGCAGCCCACTTCGATTCgaattcccaacatgggtggattGGGCCACCAGCAGCAATGCGTCCCGCTCACGGGAAAATCCGGTCTGGACTTGTCTCAAAAAAAGATCCGGTCTGGACCGGCACATTAGCGGTAGGCCGGTTGGCACGTTCGGCGAAACATGTTCGATTTTGAAAATGTTTGATTTAGGAACAGTTCGGTTTTAAAAACGTTCGATTTGAAAAATATACGGGTTTTTAACTGTTTAGAGCAGACTCATGAAGTGGATGCTTCAGGCGGAGCCTCGTTCCTATTTATTTGGGTTATGTTGGCTGATTGTGAAGGCAAAACTGTTATGCAGGAAAATTTGTTGTTTTGGATTTATTTGACGGCTTGGTTTTGGCTGGCTGTAAACTAGCAAATTGTCTAAAATACCTCAAAGTTATGAGAAAATGTATTTTTTTCTTGAGCAATAAATAACATATGAATCGTTACAATTTAAAATAAGCACATggcgggagtgatgttttggaacatgggagcatatgctccctatattttgaaatacatcttacacatattttaaatttcaaaaaaattgaaacaaaaaatttgcacgtacatcttcatgtgctacgcgctcacaaagtcgtttcataaaaaatgaacttatcatgtgacgtgtgtaaaaaagacaaaattcagtgcggaaaataatgcttttcacagaataagttttctcttttttacataggccacaaaaaatattattttttcgtgaaacttgacgcatacacatatattatggagatgtacatgtagatttttttgtcaaaatttttccacacttcgaaatatgttttgttggtagagggagcatatgcacccgggagccgaattgaatttccggcacATGGCTCACTATAAAATGCCATGAATATGTAAGAATGTGCAGGGAACTACCAAGTGCTTAATCTATACATGAAATATAGCAACTGTGTAGTCTATTTCTAATAAAAAGATTTTACTTACATCGAAAAAGTG contains:
- the LOC124697138 gene encoding uncharacterized protein LOC124697138, with protein sequence MSSDFTLSSPTRRDPVPSCYGEFCINDFARLKACDDPATIQAYQQFCDSWLAAAKHQVSLRPKSPSPEEQSKRKEERHRKGLLIALNTYAKRNNMQLAEFEFVEEKERNLVDGRLGGYVHSNFMVKGVDDTPILFFAELHPVCSKEEHVVICTPLEENDSGHCFGCDKRAKKLRHPTGGGHLGGLEDVPFYRIEEDSDDECFM
- the LOC124701869 gene encoding uncharacterized protein LOC124701869 isoform X1 — protein: MATAATSPPPTATEDPVRLLIPGFLSPETCKELEFVHRSCGTAGYRPSVVSTSLPHLAATGCGHLLLPFVPIRERLRDAVESFFSCHFDLFVEFTGLVSWCKGASIGWHSDDNKPYLRQRAFTAVCYLNSHGKDYKGGILQFEDGEPSSVVPVAGDVVIYTADNRNVHCVDEVTEGERLTLTLWFTRDSAYDEDPKLLKFLSQTSWSYKPADQNSYIPLPASDNMYWFSYDQSGFDIRCARVHILGFSFHASNDEKSNSASVAPTEDPIELLGKPLRLGRGNDVFVKIFANSLHALQVVQFYYWKAPELAERRKHTTVGSETVCYPTIQVQQSSGTELPLPGNHGLAQAIFGSYGNAEPEFTLEWDDFMLAAVMWENYSDELKRKLSTFLPYWLSSETIFVVDSSEITQVGGEGN
- the LOC124701870 gene encoding purple acid phosphatase 3-like — protein: MGKVGEKLDIDFVVSTGDNFYENGLTGVNDQQFEESFTNIYTANSLKKPWYLVLGNHDYRGDAVAQLNPVFNKIDSRFICKRSFIVNAEIVDFFFIDTTPFQLKYWTHPKDDHYDWRGVAPRGKYIDNLLKDLDEAMKKSTAKWKIAIGHHTMRSVSDHGETKELLQLLLPVLKDNSIDFYINGHDHCLEHISSRDSPLQYFTSGGGSKAWRGVFQPTSDDLKFFYDGQGFMSLQLNQDQADFIFYDVFGNILYSWSSSKTNYLQPSIHVTEE
- the LOC124701869 gene encoding uncharacterized protein LOC124701869 isoform X2 is translated as MATAATSPPPTATEDPVRLLIPGFLSPETCKELEFVHRSCGTAGYRPSVVSTSLPHLAATGCGHLLLPFVPIRERLRDAVESFFSCHFDLFVEFTGLVSWCKGASIGWHSDDNKPYLRQRAFTAVCYLNSHGKDYKGGILQFEDGEPSSVVPVAGDVVIYTADNRNVHCVDEVTEGERLTLTLWFTRDSAYDEDPKLLKFLSQTSWSYKPADQNSYIPLPASDNMYWFSYDQSGFDIRCARVHILGFSFHASNDEKSNSASVAPTEDPIELLGKPLRLGRGNDVFVKIFANSLHALQVVQFYYWKAPELAERRKHTTVGSETVCYPTIQVQQSSGTELPLPGNHGLAQAIFGSYGNAEPEFTLEWDDFMLAAVMWENYSDELKRKLSTFLPYWLSSETIFVVDSSEITQ